The following coding sequences are from one Clostridia bacterium window:
- a CDS encoding acetyl-CoA C-acyltransferase gives MREAVIVAGARTAVGRAPRGTLRHTRPEYMGAAVIQDLLRRVPAVKAEEIDDVIIGCAFPEAEMGMNLARILVLRAGLPTSVPGQTVNRFCSSGLQAIAIAAEKIMCGFAEICIAGGVESMSLVPMGGNKQVPDPWLAENLPEAYMGMGLTAERVAERYNISREDQDAFALASHQKAAKAQDEGKFKDEIVPLTVKQFDFIGDKVETKEIVFDTDEGVRRDTSMEALARLKPVFKQGGTVTAGNSSQTNDAAAAVMVMSAEKAQQLGLKPMAVFRSFAVGGVDPDVMGIGPTVAIPKAAKLAGITVDQIDIIELNEAFAAQSLAVIRILGLDMDKINPNGGAIALGHPLGCTGAKLTVSLLNEMARRNARYGMVTMCIGGGMGAAGIFERI, from the coding sequence ATGCGAGAAGCGGTTATTGTTGCTGGGGCTAGGACCGCGGTCGGGAGGGCACCCCGAGGAACGTTGCGGCATACCCGGCCGGAGTATATGGGGGCAGCTGTAATCCAAGACCTCCTGAGGCGGGTACCGGCTGTAAAGGCCGAGGAAATCGATGACGTTATTATTGGCTGCGCTTTTCCTGAAGCGGAAATGGGCATGAATCTGGCGCGAATCCTGGTACTAAGAGCCGGGCTGCCCACCTCCGTGCCAGGCCAGACTGTAAATCGTTTCTGTTCCTCAGGTTTACAAGCTATTGCCATTGCGGCCGAAAAGATTATGTGTGGCTTTGCCGAGATCTGCATTGCTGGTGGCGTGGAAAGCATGAGCCTAGTGCCAATGGGTGGCAATAAGCAGGTACCTGATCCCTGGCTGGCAGAGAACTTGCCTGAAGCTTATATGGGTATGGGTCTAACGGCTGAACGAGTAGCGGAGCGCTACAATATTAGCCGCGAAGACCAGGATGCTTTTGCCTTGGCCTCACATCAAAAGGCAGCCAAGGCCCAGGACGAAGGCAAGTTTAAGGATGAGATTGTCCCCTTGACTGTCAAGCAATTTGACTTTATCGGCGACAAGGTGGAAACCAAGGAAATCGTCTTTGACACTGACGAAGGTGTTCGCCGGGATACTAGCATGGAGGCTCTAGCCCGGCTCAAACCCGTGTTCAAGCAAGGCGGAACTGTTACCGCTGGCAATTCCTCCCAGACCAATGATGCTGCGGCTGCGGTGATGGTGATGTCGGCCGAGAAAGCCCAGCAATTAGGCCTCAAACCCATGGCGGTTTTCCGCTCCTTTGCGGTGGGTGGAGTGGACCCCGATGTTATGGGCATCGGACCCACGGTAGCCATTCCCAAAGCTGCTAAGCTGGCAGGAATAACCGTAGACCAGATCGACATTATTGAGCTCAACGAGGCGTTCGCAGCCCAGTCCCTGGCAGTAATTCGTATCTTAGGACTTGACATGGATAAAATCAACCCCAATGGCGGGGCCATTGCTTTAGGTCATCCCCTGGGTTGTACTGGTGCTAAACTGACTGTGAGTCTCCTCAACGAGATGGCCCGGAGAAACGCTCGTTATGGAATGGTGACTATGTGCATTGGTGGCGGGATGGGTGCAGCTGGGATATTCGAACGGATCTAG
- a CDS encoding AzlC family ABC transporter permease has product MWAGTFRSNPWFEGLALAVPVALGYMPLGFAYGVLARNAGLNLTETVAMSIFVYAGSAQYIAVGMIAAGIPPSSIISTVFLVNLRHVLFSASLAPYLRRCPSWFLGVIAGQITDETYAVAFNYYANHQASPKLHLALNIGAHLSWVLSSLVGGLVGSFWSDPSRYGFDFALASMFIALLLMQIRPPSSEKTKVEASPSRNKSLQLHLRVVVAVVAFLVSLGIAVAVGGNWNILGGTVVAATLGVILQRWFTKGGHKECQKE; this is encoded by the coding sequence TTGTGGGCGGGGACGTTTCGTAGCAACCCTTGGTTTGAGGGTTTAGCTCTAGCAGTGCCAGTAGCTTTAGGATATATGCCGTTGGGTTTTGCCTACGGAGTGTTGGCGCGAAATGCTGGACTCAACCTTACAGAAACAGTGGCTATGTCTATATTTGTATACGCAGGATCTGCTCAATACATTGCCGTAGGCATGATTGCCGCCGGCATTCCGCCTTCAAGTATTATCTCAACGGTGTTCCTAGTTAATTTGCGCCATGTGTTATTTAGTGCTTCTCTAGCGCCGTACTTACGGAGGTGCCCATCATGGTTTTTGGGTGTTATTGCTGGGCAAATAACCGATGAAACATACGCAGTAGCATTTAACTATTATGCTAATCACCAGGCCAGTCCAAAACTTCACTTGGCACTAAACATAGGGGCTCATCTTTCTTGGGTTCTATCCTCCTTGGTTGGCGGCTTGGTAGGAAGCTTTTGGAGCGATCCGTCCCGGTATGGATTTGATTTTGCGCTGGCATCCATGTTTATTGCGCTTCTACTAATGCAAATAAGGCCTCCCTCATCGGAAAAAACCAAAGTAGAAGCGAGCCCTAGTCGGAATAAAAGCCTTCAGCTACACTTACGGGTAGTGGTGGCAGTGGTAGCTTTCTTAGTTTCTCTAGGGATAGCTGTGGCGGTCGGCGGTAATTGGAATATTTTAGGTGGGACCGTAGTGGCCGCTACCTTGGGAGTAATTCTTCAGCGCTGGTTTACTAAAGGGGGGCATAAAGAGTGTCAAAAGGAGTAG
- a CDS encoding acyl-CoA dehydrogenase family protein, with the protein MADEDIIKGGSFLLEMPDPQKVFTPEDFTDEHKMMAKTTMDFTLEKVWPYRDQINEKDYDLLKRLIREAGELGLLGADVPEEYGGSGLDKISSMVITEYLVYGGGSYSVTFGAHTGIGSLPIVYFGNKEQKQRFLPDLAEGKKIAAYALTEPGAGSDAMNIKTKATLSADGKYYILNGTKQFITNAAIADVFIVFAKVDGEKFTAFIVEKGTEGFSIGAEEHKMGIKGSSTCSLIFEDAKVPVENVLFEVGRGYRVAFNILDIGRQKLAVGCVGSCKLVIELAVKYALERVQFGVPIAQFGLIREKIADMAIKTYAAESAVYRASGLIDAKLHTVDVTAEDAGQQSLKAIEDYAIECSINKVLGSETLDYVADEGVQIFGGYGYTYEYPVEEAYRDARINRIFEGTNEVNRLLIPGTMVRKAMKGELDLMGAIGRLGEDIRAALAAEPDGSVLGEEKVATDRVKKVLLMVAGNAVQKFGTALEKEQEILRLLGDIGIELFAMESALLRTLKAIQRDGEEAASLKIAYTKAYVHDALPRIATLAKNGMAAIEADAETLAKRIATIERLTAHSPINVIGIKRQIAEKVIEAGKYVV; encoded by the coding sequence ATGGCTGACGAAGACATCATCAAGGGCGGAAGTTTTCTACTGGAAATGCCCGATCCCCAAAAGGTCTTTACCCCGGAAGATTTCACTGACGAACATAAAATGATGGCCAAGACCACCATGGACTTTACCCTCGAGAAGGTATGGCCCTACCGCGACCAAATTAACGAAAAGGATTACGATTTGTTAAAGCGGCTTATTCGCGAAGCAGGTGAGTTAGGGCTCTTGGGTGCCGATGTACCAGAAGAATACGGTGGTTCAGGGCTTGACAAGATTAGCAGCATGGTGATTACGGAGTACTTGGTATACGGGGGAGGTTCTTATAGTGTTACCTTTGGGGCTCATACGGGAATTGGTAGTTTACCAATAGTCTACTTTGGGAATAAGGAACAGAAACAGCGCTTTTTGCCTGACTTGGCCGAGGGGAAGAAAATTGCAGCCTATGCTTTGACCGAACCGGGCGCTGGATCGGATGCTATGAATATCAAAACCAAGGCTACTTTAAGTGCTGATGGCAAGTATTACATCCTTAATGGAACCAAACAATTCATTACCAATGCAGCCATTGCTGATGTATTTATTGTGTTTGCCAAGGTCGACGGTGAAAAATTCACTGCCTTTATTGTAGAAAAGGGGACCGAGGGCTTTAGTATTGGTGCCGAGGAGCACAAGATGGGCATCAAAGGTTCTTCTACCTGTTCCTTGATTTTTGAGGATGCTAAAGTGCCAGTAGAAAACGTCCTGTTTGAAGTTGGCCGCGGCTACCGAGTTGCCTTCAACATTCTTGACATCGGGCGTCAAAAGCTAGCTGTTGGTTGTGTTGGTTCTTGTAAGCTGGTAATCGAGCTAGCAGTAAAGTATGCTTTAGAGCGGGTACAATTTGGTGTTCCTATCGCCCAGTTCGGGTTAATTCGGGAGAAAATTGCCGATATGGCCATAAAAACTTATGCAGCTGAGAGCGCAGTCTACCGTGCTAGCGGTTTGATCGATGCTAAATTGCATACTGTTGATGTGACTGCAGAGGATGCGGGCCAACAGTCGTTGAAGGCTATTGAAGACTACGCTATTGAATGCTCCATCAATAAAGTGTTAGGCTCTGAGACCTTAGATTATGTGGCTGATGAAGGAGTTCAGATTTTTGGCGGATACGGTTACACCTACGAATACCCGGTCGAAGAAGCTTACCGTGATGCCCGCATCAACCGCATCTTCGAAGGTACAAATGAGGTTAACCGCTTGCTTATTCCTGGCACCATGGTACGTAAAGCTATGAAAGGCGAGCTTGACCTCATGGGAGCTATTGGTCGCTTGGGCGAGGACATTAGGGCGGCCCTGGCAGCGGAACCGGATGGCAGCGTTTTAGGGGAAGAAAAAGTTGCGACTGATCGAGTTAAAAAGGTGCTGTTGATGGTTGCAGGAAATGCCGTGCAGAAGTTTGGAACTGCCCTGGAAAAAGAACAGGAGATCCTACGACTCCTAGGAGACATAGGTATCGAGCTATTTGCCATGGAAAGCGCCTTATTAAGGACATTAAAAGCTATCCAGCGCGATGGGGAAGAGGCTGCCAGCTTGAAGATTGCCTATACCAAGGCATATGTTCATGATGCTTTGCCAAGAATCGCTACCCTCGCCAAAAACGGTATGGCGGCAATAGAGGCTGATGCTGAAACATTAGCTAAACGAATAGCTACTATCGAGAGGTTGACTGCGCACTCGCCCATTAATGTCATTGGTATTAAACGGCAAATTGCCGAGAAGGTTATTGAGGCTGGTAAATACGTGGTTTAA
- a CDS encoding enoyl-CoA hydratase/isomerase family protein: MGRKIKKVAVLGAGVMGASIAAHLANVGIPCYLLDIVPPELSEEDKKKGLSKESPAFRNRLAIAGKENVVKAKPAALYVPEYADRITPGNLEDNMEWLGEVDWIIEVVVERLDIKKQVFERVEKYRKPGTIVSSNTSGISINAMAEGRSLEFRQHFLGTHFFNPPRYMKLLELIPCQDTLPEVMEFMSEFCQKVLGKGTVIAKDTPNFIANRIGTFAMLETIREMIRQGLTIEEVDALTGPVMGHPNSASFRTLDMVGLDTFVHVAGNVHDGVSDPAEKAAFEVPELLRKMLDAGLLGDKVGKGFYQRKKTEAGRETLALNYNTLEYRPREKAKLDIVSAAKARSDMKDKLNTLIWGEDKYSQFAWFVTKKAALYAASKVGEIADDIVSIDRAMRWGFAWELGPFEQWDLIGVRKTLDRMRSEGETIPPLVETLLDSGYDSFYRKENGKLYYFDHRTRSYQPVLFLPEVVILPHLKEQNKEIIKNSDASLIDLGDGVACLEMHSPNQAITADFIEMIWKSLEEVDKNFVGMVIGNQAKNFCVGANLFLVLVAAQNGAWDELEKTVKSFQDACMAIKYFSKPVVAAPFRMTLGGGCEICLHCHRVQADAETYVGQVEVAVGLLPGGGGNKEVLIRMMEGIPEGVQNVDIIPYVAKAMELIAMGKVATSAREAQKLGLFRKSDGVSVNGDHLIHDAKQAVLAMAQMGFVPPEPKKIMVAGETGYAACKVFVRTLNWGGYATEHDVKIAEKIGYVLCGGLIPYKSMVTEQYLLDLEREAFLSLVGEPKSQERMQYMLMNNRPLRN, encoded by the coding sequence ATGGGGCGTAAGATCAAGAAGGTTGCGGTACTGGGCGCTGGAGTAATGGGCGCTAGCATAGCCGCGCATCTTGCCAACGTAGGCATTCCATGCTACCTCTTGGATATTGTACCACCAGAACTTAGCGAAGAAGACAAGAAAAAGGGACTCAGCAAGGAAAGTCCTGCCTTCCGAAACCGCCTTGCAATTGCTGGGAAGGAGAATGTCGTTAAGGCCAAGCCAGCAGCATTGTATGTACCTGAATATGCTGATCGAATCACACCTGGCAACTTGGAGGACAATATGGAATGGCTAGGGGAAGTAGACTGGATCATCGAGGTGGTAGTAGAACGGCTGGACATTAAGAAGCAGGTGTTCGAGAGGGTAGAAAAGTACCGGAAGCCCGGGACCATTGTCTCCTCCAATACGTCAGGAATTTCTATCAATGCTATGGCCGAGGGCCGGTCGCTGGAATTCCGGCAACACTTCCTGGGGACTCATTTTTTCAACCCGCCTCGCTACATGAAGCTCTTGGAACTTATCCCTTGCCAGGATACTTTGCCGGAAGTAATGGAATTCATGAGTGAGTTCTGCCAAAAGGTGCTGGGTAAGGGAACTGTGATTGCCAAAGATACACCTAACTTCATTGCTAACCGCATTGGTACCTTTGCCATGCTCGAGACTATCCGGGAAATGATCCGGCAAGGATTGACTATCGAAGAGGTAGATGCCTTGACGGGCCCAGTGATGGGTCATCCCAACAGCGCTTCTTTTCGGACTTTGGACATGGTTGGGTTAGATACTTTTGTTCATGTAGCTGGCAACGTTCATGATGGTGTCAGCGACCCAGCTGAGAAGGCAGCTTTTGAGGTCCCAGAGCTTTTGAGAAAAATGCTGGATGCTGGTCTGCTTGGGGATAAAGTAGGCAAAGGGTTTTACCAGCGTAAAAAGACTGAGGCGGGACGCGAGACCTTGGCTCTAAATTATAACACGTTGGAATATCGTCCCAGAGAAAAGGCCAAGCTGGATATCGTTTCGGCTGCCAAAGCTCGAAGCGATATGAAGGACAAGCTCAATACTCTAATCTGGGGTGAGGATAAATACAGCCAGTTTGCTTGGTTTGTCACCAAAAAAGCAGCCCTATATGCAGCCTCCAAGGTGGGGGAGATTGCTGATGATATTGTCAGTATTGATCGAGCCATGCGCTGGGGTTTTGCTTGGGAACTGGGACCCTTTGAACAGTGGGATCTGATAGGGGTTAGAAAAACGCTCGACCGGATGCGGAGTGAAGGCGAGACCATTCCGCCGCTGGTTGAGACCCTTCTCGACTCGGGATATGACAGCTTCTATAGAAAGGAAAACGGAAAACTATACTACTTCGATCATCGGACTAGGTCCTATCAACCGGTTCTTTTCTTGCCCGAAGTCGTTATTTTGCCTCACCTCAAGGAACAGAACAAGGAAATTATAAAGAATTCGGATGCTAGCCTGATTGATCTTGGCGATGGGGTTGCTTGCTTGGAGATGCATTCCCCCAACCAAGCCATAACCGCCGACTTCATTGAGATGATATGGAAAAGCCTGGAGGAAGTGGACAAAAACTTTGTAGGGATGGTCATCGGCAACCAGGCCAAGAACTTTTGCGTCGGAGCCAACCTCTTCTTGGTACTGGTGGCGGCTCAAAACGGCGCCTGGGATGAGCTAGAAAAGACGGTTAAGAGTTTCCAGGACGCATGCATGGCAATCAAGTACTTCTCGAAGCCGGTGGTAGCCGCTCCTTTCCGCATGACTTTGGGCGGTGGTTGTGAGATCTGCCTGCATTGCCACCGAGTCCAGGCCGATGCCGAAACCTACGTTGGGCAGGTAGAGGTAGCCGTAGGGTTATTGCCAGGTGGGGGCGGCAATAAGGAAGTATTAATTCGGATGATGGAAGGAATTCCGGAAGGAGTTCAAAACGTCGACATTATTCCTTACGTAGCTAAAGCTATGGAACTTATCGCTATGGGCAAGGTGGCCACCAGTGCCAGGGAAGCTCAGAAACTAGGCTTATTCCGCAAAAGCGATGGAGTATCGGTAAACGGAGATCATTTAATCCACGATGCCAAACAGGCAGTGCTAGCTATGGCGCAAATGGGATTTGTGCCTCCAGAGCCTAAGAAAATCATGGTTGCTGGCGAGACTGGCTATGCTGCCTGCAAGGTATTTGTAAGGACCCTCAACTGGGGTGGTTATGCCACTGAGCATGACGTGAAGATTGCCGAGAAGATTGGCTATGTGCTCTGTGGCGGGCTTATCCCGTATAAGAGCATGGTTACCGAGCAGTACCTGCTGGATCTGGAGCGGGAGGCGTTCCTGAGCTTGGTCGGGGAGCCTAAATCCCAAGAGCGGATGCAATACATGCTGATGAACAACAGACCGCTCCGAAATTGA